One genomic window of Polyangium aurulentum includes the following:
- a CDS encoding beta-ketoacyl-ACP synthase III, with product MPFYARTARVTPASMRSAILGVGHYVPTKVVTNDDLAKLMPTSDEWIQQRTGIKERRFIEHDGIGASDLALPAVKMALERAGRRPEDVDMILFATLSPDHNFPGSGCFLGDKLGLHGVPALDIRNQCSGFLYGLSVADAFVRAGTYKNVLVVGAEVHSTGIELNERGRDVAVLFGDGAGAALVGAAPSDDRGLLSIRLHADGAGAKELWLPAPASKHIPRLTHEMIERGDHFPKMNGKQVFRWATEKMPEVSRQVLAMAELDIDKVDLFVPHQANMRINQYVADKLGLAQDKVVHNIERYGNTTAATIPIGLSESVAEGRIKEGSTVLLAAFGSGFTWGAAVLKW from the coding sequence ATGCCCTTCTATGCGCGAACGGCCCGGGTTACTCCGGCTTCCATGCGGTCAGCAATTCTTGGAGTTGGGCACTACGTGCCCACGAAGGTGGTGACGAACGACGACCTCGCCAAGCTGATGCCCACCAGCGACGAGTGGATCCAGCAGCGCACGGGCATCAAGGAGCGTCGTTTCATCGAGCACGACGGCATCGGCGCGAGCGACCTCGCATTGCCTGCCGTCAAGATGGCCCTCGAGCGCGCAGGCAGGCGCCCCGAGGACGTCGACATGATCCTCTTCGCCACCCTGAGCCCCGATCACAACTTCCCCGGCTCCGGCTGCTTCCTGGGCGACAAGCTCGGCCTGCACGGCGTCCCCGCCCTCGACATTCGCAACCAGTGCTCCGGCTTCCTCTACGGCCTGAGCGTCGCCGACGCCTTCGTCCGCGCGGGCACGTACAAGAACGTCCTCGTCGTCGGCGCCGAGGTCCACTCGACCGGCATCGAGCTCAACGAGCGCGGCCGCGACGTGGCCGTCCTCTTCGGCGATGGCGCGGGCGCGGCCCTCGTGGGCGCCGCCCCGAGCGACGATCGCGGCCTGCTGTCGATCCGCCTGCACGCCGACGGCGCGGGCGCCAAGGAGCTGTGGCTGCCGGCGCCCGCGTCGAAGCACATCCCCCGCCTCACGCACGAGATGATCGAGCGCGGCGACCACTTCCCCAAGATGAACGGCAAGCAGGTCTTCCGCTGGGCGACCGAGAAGATGCCCGAGGTGAGCCGCCAGGTCCTCGCGATGGCCGAGCTCGACATCGACAAGGTCGACCTCTTCGTGCCCCACCAGGCCAACATGCGCATCAACCAGTACGTCGCCGACAAGCTGGGGCTCGCGCAGGACAAGGTCGTCCACAACATCGAGCGCTACGGCAACACGACCGCCGCGACGATCCCCATCGGCCTGTCCGAGTCCGTCGCCGAGGGCCGCATCAAGGAAGGATCCACCGTGCTGCTCGCCGCCTTCGGCAGCGGGTTCACGTGGGGCGCGGCCGTGCTCAAGTGGTGA
- a CDS encoding serine/threonine-protein kinase: protein MRPQVGQLINNKYKLVRVIGDGGMGSVYEASHEVLGTTVALKFLHPELSRRQGLVQRFLQEARVSAQIKSQHVVRVSDVDQNQNGQAFIVMEFLEGKTLQTLYEDLYNAGQRLSYADALEYAMQMIDGVEAAHKAGVVHRDLKPDNVMITRGPKGEPLIKILDFGIAKLKVTGELDRGLTRPGVIMGTPEYMAPEQAYSADAVDVRADIFSLGVMLFEMLAGRRPVGGDEPHQIASAYLTGQIAQLKDLAPHVPDELCAVVHRAMGPKPPDRYATVADLRSALEPFAIAARVPSAGLTATPLPGVATPHPAAASPVSGRSDPAPAPIPKTLPPTDDKPPPGVDTRASVPSLPNGHATPLGGFDGRPAGATSMAEPLPQGLAQRGPMGSSPYAQSSFNGGGAYEPQRAGGTAVGAAQMAGGGYPAAPGYTSVGGGYPAQGGYGAPGGYPGAQGYPGTAPMDPVPVAPTQGNKKRGGGSSFALMLVLAAAVTGLVVGGVYLSQQLRRSKDDSKTTPPITAPSTTVVAADPAGGPTTASTPAPTPQQPIPPTRPTTGTGTGTTKAPTGGGTPQPTASTSSTGQQFPTLPSAWPTSIPIPFPFPGGQPPPSNTSPAPTNTAPAPTNTAPAPTGTGSTRPRIRIPIPGQNP from the coding sequence ATGCGCCCCCAGGTCGGCCAACTCATCAACAACAAGTACAAGCTCGTACGCGTCATCGGCGACGGTGGCATGGGCAGCGTGTACGAGGCGAGCCACGAGGTGCTGGGCACCACGGTCGCGCTCAAGTTCCTCCACCCCGAGCTCTCCCGCCGCCAGGGCCTCGTGCAGCGCTTCCTGCAAGAGGCGCGCGTCTCGGCGCAGATCAAGAGCCAGCACGTCGTCCGCGTCTCCGACGTCGACCAGAACCAGAACGGCCAGGCCTTCATCGTCATGGAGTTCCTCGAGGGCAAGACCCTCCAGACGCTCTATGAAGACCTCTACAACGCCGGCCAGCGCCTCTCGTACGCCGACGCCCTCGAGTACGCGATGCAGATGATCGACGGCGTCGAGGCCGCCCACAAGGCTGGCGTCGTTCACCGCGATCTCAAGCCCGACAACGTCATGATCACCCGCGGCCCCAAGGGCGAGCCGCTGATCAAGATCCTCGACTTCGGCATCGCCAAGCTCAAGGTCACGGGCGAGCTCGACCGCGGCCTCACACGCCCCGGCGTCATCATGGGCACCCCCGAGTACATGGCCCCCGAGCAGGCGTACTCGGCCGACGCGGTCGACGTCCGCGCCGACATCTTCTCCCTCGGCGTCATGCTCTTCGAGATGCTCGCCGGACGCAGGCCCGTCGGCGGCGACGAGCCCCACCAGATCGCCTCCGCCTACCTCACCGGCCAGATCGCCCAGCTCAAAGACCTCGCGCCCCACGTGCCCGACGAGCTTTGCGCCGTCGTCCACCGCGCCATGGGGCCCAAGCCCCCCGACAGGTACGCGACCGTCGCCGATCTGCGCAGCGCCCTCGAGCCCTTCGCGATCGCCGCGCGCGTCCCCTCGGCCGGCCTCACCGCCACCCCGCTGCCCGGCGTCGCGACGCCTCACCCGGCGGCCGCATCGCCCGTCTCCGGCAGGAGCGACCCGGCGCCCGCGCCCATCCCGAAGACGCTCCCGCCCACCGACGACAAACCCCCGCCCGGCGTCGACACCCGCGCGTCCGTGCCCTCCCTGCCGAACGGCCACGCGACGCCCCTCGGCGGCTTCGACGGCCGCCCCGCAGGCGCGACGTCGATGGCCGAGCCCCTGCCCCAGGGACTCGCGCAGCGCGGGCCGATGGGCTCGTCGCCCTACGCGCAGTCGAGCTTCAACGGCGGCGGCGCCTACGAGCCCCAGCGCGCCGGCGGCACCGCGGTCGGCGCCGCGCAGATGGCCGGCGGCGGCTACCCCGCAGCCCCGGGCTACACGAGCGTGGGCGGCGGCTATCCCGCGCAGGGAGGCTACGGCGCGCCCGGAGGCTACCCCGGCGCGCAAGGCTACCCCGGGACCGCCCCCATGGACCCGGTCCCCGTCGCGCCCACGCAGGGGAACAAGAAGCGCGGCGGCGGCTCGTCCTTCGCCCTCATGCTCGTCCTCGCCGCGGCCGTGACGGGCCTCGTCGTCGGCGGCGTGTACCTGTCGCAGCAGCTCAGGCGCTCGAAGGACGACAGCAAGACGACCCCGCCCATCACGGCGCCGTCCACCACGGTCGTGGCGGCCGATCCGGCAGGCGGACCGACGACGGCGTCGACGCCCGCCCCGACGCCCCAGCAGCCGATCCCGCCGACGCGCCCCACCACGGGCACCGGCACGGGCACGACCAAGGCCCCCACGGGCGGCGGAACCCCGCAGCCCACCGCGAGCACCAGCTCGACCGGGCAGCAGTTCCCGACCCTGCCCTCGGCGTGGCCGACGAGCATCCCCATCCCCTTCCCGTTCCCGGGCGGCCAGCCGCCCCCCAGCAACACCTCGCCCGCGCCCACGAACACAGCGCCCGCGCCGACGAACACGGCGCCCGCACCCACGGGCACCGGCTCGACGCGGCCCCGCATCCGGATCCCGATCCCCGGCCAAAACCCGTAG
- a CDS encoding aldo/keto reductase, which translates to MTDKRARLPQRPLGSTGLSVSPLGLAGSYGIDADAVERAFHELGVNYFFVTPRMPGLCEGVRRLVRAGHRDEIVLASGAHVPLGFTVPREWARSARALGVEHIDVFHLFWVHARFYVTGRTWPAMARLRDEGKVRALAISCHHGPLARSLVDELRLDALMIPYNAADRGAEAEIFATLGGKRPGIVTYTSTRWTSRISPASVEFALSHPVVDVALCAARTYEELRDNLEVTATSKDSGQELG; encoded by the coding sequence ATGACGGACAAGCGCGCGCGCCTCCCCCAGCGCCCCCTCGGATCCACCGGGCTCAGCGTCTCGCCGCTCGGCCTCGCCGGCTCGTACGGCATCGACGCGGACGCGGTCGAGCGCGCGTTCCACGAGCTGGGGGTGAACTACTTCTTCGTCACCCCGCGCATGCCGGGCCTGTGCGAGGGCGTGCGGCGGCTCGTGCGGGCGGGGCATCGCGACGAGATCGTCCTCGCCTCGGGCGCGCACGTGCCGCTCGGCTTCACCGTCCCGCGCGAGTGGGCGAGGAGCGCGCGCGCGCTCGGGGTCGAGCACATCGACGTCTTCCACCTCTTCTGGGTGCACGCGCGCTTCTACGTGACGGGCCGGACCTGGCCTGCGATGGCGCGGCTGCGGGACGAGGGCAAGGTGCGAGCGCTCGCGATCTCCTGCCATCATGGGCCCCTGGCGCGCTCGCTCGTGGACGAGCTTCGGCTCGACGCGCTGATGATCCCCTACAACGCGGCCGATCGCGGCGCGGAGGCGGAGATCTTCGCGACGCTCGGGGGCAAGCGGCCGGGGATCGTGACGTACACGTCGACGCGCTGGACGTCGCGGATCTCGCCGGCGAGCGTGGAGTTCGCCCTGAGCCACCCCGTGGTGGACGTGGCCCTGTGCGCCGCGCGCACCTACGAGGAGCTGCGCGACAACCTCGAAGTGACGGCCACCAGCAAAGACAGCGGCCAAGAGCTGGGGTAG
- a CDS encoding FKBP-type peptidyl-prolyl cis-trans isomerase, with protein sequence MMATRRASALVTVLALGLLGLTACDEKIPEPTPEPQRPAAPREPEKPEPADLIKEDLTPGTGAEAKEGDKVKVHYTGRLLKTNYVFDSSKDRDPFEFTLGKGEVIKGWDEGVAGMKVGGKRKLTIPSRLGYGDEGSPPKIPGKSTLVFDVELIEIVGDKPADAKAGDAKKGDTKAGDAKKPATDAKKPAATEPKK encoded by the coding sequence ATGATGGCAACTCGCCGTGCAAGCGCCCTCGTCACGGTCCTCGCGCTCGGGCTCCTCGGCCTCACCGCGTGCGACGAGAAGATCCCCGAGCCCACCCCGGAGCCGCAGCGGCCCGCCGCCCCGCGCGAGCCCGAAAAGCCCGAGCCCGCGGACCTCATCAAGGAGGACCTCACCCCCGGCACGGGCGCCGAGGCCAAGGAGGGCGACAAGGTCAAGGTCCACTACACGGGCCGCCTGCTCAAGACGAACTACGTCTTCGACAGCTCCAAGGACCGCGATCCCTTCGAGTTCACGCTCGGCAAGGGCGAGGTGATCAAGGGCTGGGACGAGGGCGTCGCGGGCATGAAGGTCGGCGGCAAGCGCAAGCTCACCATCCCCTCGCGCCTCGGCTACGGCGACGAGGGCAGCCCGCCCAAGATCCCCGGCAAGTCGACCCTCGTCTTCGACGTGGAGCTGATCGAGATCGTGGGCGACAAACCCGCCGACGCGAAGGCCGGCGACGCGAAGAAGGGCGACACGAAGGCCGGCGACGCGAAGAAGCCCGCCACCGACGCGAAGAAGCCCGCCGCGACCGAGCCGAAGAAGTGA
- a CDS encoding serine/threonine protein kinase encodes MNFSQTGSHLLPFPVPGTTLTSTRGTYVVGALIGDGQYGSVYECIGPFDQRYALKMLRPANKSYQAVKDEWMQEMHRLEKFRHPNVVYIHDAFENNYLFYLALERCDTSLRALLGRPFPDLLLVELCRQLLMTLQYLHDNGVVHSDLHAGNVLISQLDRSPICKLTDFGVAHQLEGNTRWFRPQVANPKILTPELVTAGYTTTQSDLYQFGLLMYQMHTGQPAIEVEQMSPEITRQIAEGGPRKKAEGLGTPVGNVIAKLLRRRDAYRYQSAREVWEDLRQVAWR; translated from the coding sequence GTGAACTTCTCGCAAACCGGCTCGCATCTGCTTCCGTTCCCGGTGCCGGGGACGACCCTCACCTCGACCCGGGGCACCTACGTCGTGGGCGCCCTCATCGGGGATGGGCAGTACGGCTCGGTCTACGAGTGCATCGGCCCGTTCGATCAGCGCTACGCGCTGAAGATGCTGCGCCCTGCGAACAAGTCCTACCAGGCGGTCAAGGACGAGTGGATGCAGGAGATGCACCGGCTCGAGAAGTTCCGGCACCCGAACGTGGTCTACATCCACGACGCGTTCGAGAACAACTACCTCTTCTACCTCGCCCTCGAGCGCTGCGACACGAGCCTGCGCGCGCTGCTCGGCCGGCCTTTTCCGGATCTGCTCCTCGTCGAGCTGTGCCGTCAGCTCCTCATGACGCTGCAGTACCTGCACGACAACGGCGTCGTGCACTCGGATCTGCACGCGGGCAACGTGCTCATCTCGCAGCTCGACAGGTCGCCGATCTGCAAGCTCACCGATTTCGGCGTCGCGCACCAGCTCGAGGGCAACACGCGCTGGTTCCGGCCGCAGGTGGCGAACCCCAAGATCCTGACGCCCGAGCTGGTGACGGCCGGGTACACGACGACGCAGAGCGACCTCTATCAATTCGGCCTGCTCATGTACCAGATGCACACCGGGCAGCCGGCGATCGAGGTCGAGCAGATGAGCCCGGAGATCACGCGGCAGATCGCCGAGGGCGGGCCGCGCAAGAAGGCCGAGGGCCTCGGCACGCCCGTGGGCAACGTGATCGCCAAGCTCCTGCGCCGCCGCGACGCGTACCGCTACCAGTCCGCGCGTGAGGTCTGGGAAGACCTGCGGCAAGTCGCCTGGCGCTGA
- a CDS encoding tellurite resistance TerB family protein: MPPISLRSPHTLDEPKLEALIEIMFLAAYADGPLGEEERRHFAQSVQSLTDRKVTGDVFDNLVERLVRSRREVGTKARMAVAREVLGSVEACKVALSLAVGVILSDGVIRPSERAMCLEIADALGIDRDSAEQLLREAQGA; this comes from the coding sequence ATGCCCCCGATCTCCCTGCGGTCCCCGCACACGCTGGATGAACCGAAGCTCGAGGCGCTCATCGAGATCATGTTTCTCGCCGCCTACGCCGATGGCCCGCTCGGCGAGGAGGAGCGCCGGCATTTCGCGCAGAGCGTCCAATCGCTCACCGATCGCAAGGTCACCGGCGACGTGTTCGACAACCTCGTCGAGCGGCTCGTGCGTTCGCGTCGCGAGGTGGGCACCAAGGCGCGCATGGCCGTCGCGCGCGAGGTCCTCGGAAGCGTCGAGGCGTGCAAGGTGGCCCTCAGCCTCGCGGTCGGCGTGATCCTCTCGGACGGCGTCATTCGCCCTTCCGAGCGGGCGATGTGCCTCGAGATCGCCGACGCGCTCGGCATCGATCGCGACTCGGCCGAGCAGCTCCTGCGCGAAGCCCAAGGGGCTTGA
- a CDS encoding tetratricopeptide repeat protein — MLRAAGTALAGLALAACGAGARPPSGPVATSAAEEAVFTPASGPSEAPPLTTGRLPFRMPCAGDDPIGCTNACADGVLDDCVTLGVIYLDGNVMRVDHERAAELFRRTCTEGSARGCLKLGDLYHDGTLKDDPAEEAALYRKACDKGANLGCLAAGKTYLEGRGVGVDPVFAATLFARVCERGNAQACLELGHLYDRGEGVRKDPSRAVTLFTKACQLGLDEGCLIASRSGEVLPPRN, encoded by the coding sequence ATGCTACGCGCTGCCGGCACCGCGCTCGCCGGGCTCGCCCTCGCGGCCTGCGGGGCGGGGGCCAGGCCGCCGTCCGGGCCGGTCGCGACGTCTGCCGCGGAGGAAGCGGTGTTCACGCCCGCCTCCGGCCCTTCCGAGGCGCCCCCCCTCACGACGGGCCGGCTACCCTTTCGCATGCCGTGCGCCGGGGACGATCCGATCGGCTGCACCAACGCCTGCGCCGACGGCGTGCTCGACGACTGCGTGACGCTCGGCGTGATTTACCTCGACGGCAACGTGATGCGGGTCGACCACGAGCGCGCGGCCGAGCTGTTCCGCAGGACGTGCACCGAGGGCAGCGCGCGCGGCTGCCTCAAGCTCGGCGACCTCTACCATGACGGGACGTTGAAGGACGACCCGGCCGAGGAGGCCGCCCTCTACCGCAAGGCGTGCGACAAGGGGGCGAACCTCGGGTGCCTGGCGGCCGGCAAGACGTACCTCGAAGGCCGAGGCGTGGGGGTCGACCCGGTCTTCGCGGCCACGCTCTTCGCGCGCGTCTGCGAGCGCGGCAACGCCCAGGCGTGCCTCGAGCTCGGCCACCTCTACGACCGCGGCGAGGGCGTCCGCAAAGACCCGTCCCGCGCCGTCACGCTCTTCACCAAGGCCTGCCAGCTCGGCCTCGACGAGGGCTGCCTCATCGCGAGCCGCAGCGGCGAGGTGTTGCCACCACGCAACTGA
- a CDS encoding nucleotidyltransferase family protein — protein MKAILLAGGKGTRLRPYTATLPKPLMPIGDQTIVEVLLRQLAHHGVDEAVMCIGHQAALIEAVLGDGARYGLRISYRREEQPLGTVGPLKTIANELPERFLVMNGDILCDLDFSAFARAAEGSGAPLTVAVYERPTKIDLGVLELDGSGTVTGFREKPTYTFWVSMGVYGMSREVLSFIPEGQPFGFDQLMHALLAARVPVKTFPFRGHWLDIGRSDDFSDAQDEFEKNRARYLPER, from the coding sequence GTGAAGGCGATTCTGCTGGCCGGCGGTAAAGGGACGCGGCTGCGGCCGTACACGGCGACCTTGCCCAAGCCGCTCATGCCGATCGGCGACCAGACGATCGTCGAGGTCCTCCTGCGCCAGCTCGCGCATCACGGCGTGGACGAGGCCGTGATGTGCATCGGCCATCAGGCGGCGCTCATCGAGGCCGTGCTCGGGGACGGGGCGCGCTACGGGTTGCGCATCTCGTACCGGCGCGAGGAGCAGCCGCTCGGCACCGTGGGGCCGCTGAAGACCATCGCGAACGAGCTGCCCGAGCGCTTCCTCGTGATGAACGGCGACATCCTCTGCGACCTCGACTTCTCGGCCTTCGCGCGCGCCGCCGAGGGCAGCGGGGCGCCGCTCACGGTCGCGGTCTACGAGCGGCCGACGAAGATCGACCTCGGCGTGCTCGAGCTCGATGGATCGGGCACGGTGACGGGCTTTCGCGAGAAGCCGACGTACACGTTCTGGGTGAGCATGGGCGTGTACGGGATGAGCCGCGAGGTGCTCTCGTTCATCCCCGAAGGCCAGCCGTTCGGCTTCGACCAGCTCATGCACGCGCTGCTCGCGGCCCGCGTGCCCGTGAAGACGTTTCCGTTCCGCGGCCACTGGCTCGACATCGGCAGGAGCGACGATTTCTCCGACGCGCAGGACGAGTTCGAGAAGAACCGGGCGCGGTATCTGCCGGAGCGATGA
- the ileS gene encoding isoleucine--tRNA ligase: MSAGDSPKKPLFAPVRAELNFPEDEKNILAFWKERKIFQKTLTAETRATGPSKGTFVFYEGPPTANGMPHNGHVLTRAVKDVFPRYKTMQGYDVPRKAGWDTHGLPVEVEVEKELRIHGKADIERYGVEPFVARCIESVFRYTDAWEKLTDKIGFWVDLPDAYVTYHKSYVESVWWALSVLHKKGLLYQGHKVVWWWAQGGTALSSAEVGQGYKTVDDPSVFVAFDLVDEPGTALCVWTTTPWTLPSNMYAAVRVDFDYAVVDAGDRKLVVAEGLREALAKKLGKDLPVVRTMKGKDLVGTKYRPPFDLYVEEAKAFAAIHSVIEADFVTLDSGTGIVHIAPAFGEDDYHAHRALLAQRMTVATPFCAVKPDGTFVEALGKYAGRWVKEADRDLSKDLEAQGLLVHAESYRHEYPFCWRADDDPLIQYARPAWYIRTTALIDHAIANNQSINWLPEHIKTGRMGDFLANNVDWALSRERYWGTPLNVWVCSANPEHQHAPASVAEIEALNPRAFDHWHAAKKADPSLNDHLIVHKPWIDKVVFPCPSCAAEMRRVPEVIDAWFDSGAMPFAQWGFPHAPGSKEKFDQAFPADFISEAIDQTRGWFYTLLMISTLVFDEATQQQLGLSRLRQYPIPYKSCVVLGHVGDREGKKESKSKGNYTPPEIILERVRMEFAVATGEQAKLSPVAEGTGIVAREDYEGLDLTGEGAKVRLYRGDRPGEVVTIELKPATGKIKLPRRVIALSPLDLARLGLELGDDPLSVKPNDVPRLPQAQRVYVEDPSSPAPGADAFRWFFYASSPPWTNTRHSLTNVRAEQKEYAIKLRNVWSFFAIYANIDGFDPAAGNREARGTSAADLAKSEGYRPAKERENLLDRWMLSELSLTTREVTGHLDGYRIYEAARRLVDLVDALSNWYVRRSRSRFWSPTADATPAAMADKRDAYFTLYEALVTIARLSAPFTPFFAEELYQSLVAGPFGAQQPESVHLTSYPEPDAAAIDEALVAEMRAVRELVSLGLQVRTTNKLKVRQPLARADVVVSSPAMREALARHAAIIAEELNVHEVRFLKPGEEGKAVRYVLKPNFRALGPKLGKKVQIAKQVLAKADAAALRAELVTNGAVGLDLDGERVSIGPEEIEVVVEAGENFAAAGGKAGVVVLHTALTDALRDEGLAREILSRVQGVRKDLALGFTERVAISIEGSERVLRVARASQDDIAREALASSIEIGASTAEGGERRELSVDGEALVLTLRRLPAR; this comes from the coding sequence ATGTCCGCAGGCGACAGCCCCAAGAAGCCCCTCTTCGCCCCTGTCCGCGCCGAGCTGAACTTCCCCGAGGACGAGAAGAACATTCTCGCCTTCTGGAAAGAGCGGAAGATTTTTCAGAAGACGCTCACGGCCGAGACGCGCGCCACGGGGCCCTCGAAGGGCACGTTCGTCTTCTACGAGGGCCCGCCGACCGCGAACGGCATGCCCCACAACGGCCACGTGCTCACGCGCGCCGTGAAGGACGTCTTCCCCCGCTACAAGACCATGCAGGGCTACGACGTCCCCCGCAAAGCCGGCTGGGACACGCACGGCCTGCCCGTCGAGGTCGAGGTCGAGAAGGAGCTGCGCATCCACGGCAAGGCCGACATCGAGCGCTACGGCGTCGAGCCCTTCGTCGCCCGCTGCATCGAGTCGGTCTTTCGCTACACGGACGCGTGGGAGAAGCTGACGGACAAGATCGGCTTCTGGGTCGACCTGCCCGACGCCTACGTCACCTACCACAAGAGCTACGTCGAGAGCGTGTGGTGGGCCCTGTCGGTTCTGCACAAGAAGGGCCTGCTCTACCAGGGCCACAAGGTGGTCTGGTGGTGGGCGCAGGGCGGCACGGCGCTCTCGTCGGCCGAGGTCGGCCAGGGCTACAAGACCGTCGACGATCCGAGCGTTTTTGTAGCCTTCGATCTCGTCGACGAGCCTGGTACGGCGCTGTGCGTCTGGACGACGACGCCCTGGACCTTGCCCTCGAACATGTACGCGGCCGTGCGCGTCGACTTCGACTACGCGGTGGTCGACGCGGGCGATCGCAAGCTCGTCGTCGCCGAGGGCCTGCGCGAGGCGCTCGCGAAGAAGCTCGGCAAGGATCTGCCCGTCGTGCGAACGATGAAGGGCAAGGATCTGGTCGGCACCAAGTACCGCCCGCCGTTCGATCTGTACGTCGAGGAGGCGAAGGCCTTCGCCGCGATCCACAGCGTCATCGAGGCGGACTTCGTCACGCTCGACAGCGGCACGGGCATCGTGCACATCGCGCCCGCCTTCGGCGAGGACGACTATCACGCGCACCGCGCGCTGCTCGCCCAGCGCATGACGGTCGCGACGCCCTTCTGCGCGGTCAAGCCCGACGGCACCTTCGTCGAGGCGCTCGGCAAGTACGCGGGCCGCTGGGTGAAGGAGGCGGACCGCGATCTATCGAAGGACCTCGAGGCGCAGGGGCTGCTCGTGCACGCCGAGAGCTATCGCCACGAGTATCCCTTCTGCTGGCGCGCCGACGACGACCCGCTCATCCAGTACGCGCGCCCCGCCTGGTACATCCGCACGACGGCGCTCATCGATCACGCCATCGCCAACAACCAGTCGATCAACTGGCTGCCCGAGCACATCAAGACGGGCCGCATGGGCGACTTCCTCGCCAACAACGTCGACTGGGCCCTGTCGCGCGAGCGCTACTGGGGAACGCCGCTCAACGTGTGGGTCTGCTCCGCCAACCCCGAGCACCAGCACGCGCCCGCCTCGGTGGCCGAGATCGAGGCGCTGAACCCCCGCGCGTTCGATCACTGGCACGCCGCGAAGAAGGCCGATCCGAGCCTCAACGATCACCTCATCGTCCACAAGCCGTGGATCGACAAGGTCGTCTTCCCGTGCCCGAGCTGTGCGGCCGAGATGCGCCGCGTGCCCGAGGTCATCGACGCCTGGTTCGACAGCGGCGCCATGCCCTTCGCGCAGTGGGGCTTCCCGCACGCGCCCGGATCGAAGGAGAAGTTCGACCAGGCGTTCCCGGCCGACTTCATCAGCGAGGCGATCGATCAGACGCGCGGCTGGTTCTACACGCTGCTCATGATCTCGACGCTCGTGTTCGACGAGGCCACGCAGCAGCAGCTCGGCCTGTCGCGCCTGCGCCAGTACCCGATCCCGTACAAGTCGTGCGTCGTGCTCGGGCACGTGGGCGATCGCGAGGGCAAGAAGGAGAGCAAGTCGAAGGGCAACTACACGCCGCCCGAGATCATCCTCGAGCGCGTGCGCATGGAGTTCGCCGTCGCCACGGGCGAGCAGGCGAAGCTGAGCCCGGTCGCCGAGGGCACGGGCATCGTGGCCCGCGAGGACTACGAGGGCCTCGATCTCACCGGCGAGGGCGCGAAGGTGAGGCTCTACCGCGGCGATCGGCCAGGCGAGGTGGTCACGATCGAGCTGAAGCCCGCGACGGGGAAGATCAAGCTGCCGCGCCGGGTGATCGCGCTGTCGCCGCTCGACCTCGCGCGGCTCGGGCTCGAGCTCGGCGACGATCCGCTCTCGGTCAAGCCGAACGACGTGCCGCGCCTGCCGCAAGCGCAGCGCGTCTACGTCGAGGACCCGAGCTCGCCCGCGCCCGGCGCCGACGCGTTCCGCTGGTTCTTCTACGCCTCGTCGCCCCCGTGGACGAACACGCGTCACTCGCTCACCAACGTCCGCGCGGAGCAGAAGGAGTACGCGATCAAGCTCCGCAACGTCTGGTCGTTCTTCGCCATCTACGCGAACATCGACGGCTTCGACCCGGCCGCGGGCAACCGCGAGGCGCGGGGCACCTCCGCCGCCGATCTCGCGAAGAGCGAGGGCTACAGGCCCGCGAAGGAGCGCGAGAACCTGCTCGACAGGTGGATGCTCTCGGAGCTTTCGCTGACCACGCGCGAGGTCACGGGCCACCTCGACGGCTACCGGATCTACGAGGCCGCGCGCAGGCTCGTCGATCTCGTCGACGCGCTCTCGAACTGGTACGTGCGCCGGAGCCGCTCGCGCTTCTGGTCGCCCACCGCCGACGCCACGCCGGCCGCCATGGCGGACAAGCGCGACGCGTACTTCACGCTCTACGAGGCGCTCGTGACCATCGCGCGCCTGTCGGCCCCGTTCACGCCCTTCTTCGCCGAGGAGCTGTACCAGAGCCTCGTCGCCGGCCCCTTCGGCGCACAGCAGCCCGAGAGCGTGCACCTGACGAGCTACCCCGAGCCCGACGCGGCCGCGATCGACGAGGCGCTCGTGGCCGAGATGCGCGCCGTGCGCGAGCTCGTCTCGCTCGGCCTGCAGGTGCGCACCACGAACAAGCTCAAGGTGCGCCAGCCGCTCGCCCGCGCGGACGTCGTGGTCTCGAGCCCGGCCATGCGCGAGGCGCTCGCCAGGCACGCCGCCATCATCGCCGAGGAGCTCAACGTGCACGAGGTGCGCTTCCTGAAGCCCGGCGAGGAGGGCAAGGCGGTTCGCTATGTGCTCAAACCGAACTTCCGCGCCCTCGGCCCGAAGCTCGGCAAGAAGGTGCAGATCGCCAAGCAGGTCCTCGCCAAGGCCGACGCCGCCGCGCTGCGCGCCGAGCTGGTCACGAACGGCGCCGTCGGGCTCGACCTCGACGGCGAGCGCGTCTCGATCGGCCCCGAGGAGATCGAGGTCGTCGTCGAGGCGGGCGAGAACTTCGCCGCAGCAGGCGGCAAGGCGGGCGTGGTCGTCCTCCACACCGCGCTCACCGACGCGCTGCGCGACGAGGGCCTCGCCCGCGAGATCCTCTCGCGCGTGCAAGGCGTGCGCAAGGACCTCGCCCTCGGCTTCACCGAGCGCGTCGCGATCTCGATCGAGGGCAGCGAGCGCGTCCTGCGCGTCGCCCGCGCCTCGCAGGACGACATCGCCCGCGAGGCGCTCGCCTCGAGCATCGAGATCGGCGCCTCCACGGCCGAAGGCGGCGAGCGCCGCGAGCTGTCGGTCGACGGCGAGGCGCTCGTGCTCACCCTCCGGCGCCTGCCCGCGCGCTGA